The DNA segment CACCAGCCCCCATGTGCAGTCGATCACCGAGCGGATCAGCCTGGACGGCGCCCCGGTCTCCGCCGAGCGCTTCATCGAGACGTACCAGGACATCAAGCCGTACATCGAGATGGTGGACGCCGCCCAGGAGTACCGGCTGTCCTTCTTCGAGGTCCTCACCGGCATGGCGTACGCCGCCTTCGCGGACGCGCCGGTCGACGTGGCCGTCGTGGAGGTCGGCATGGGCGGCTCCTGGGACGCCACCAATGTGATCGACGGCGACGTCGCCGTCGTCACCCCGATCGGCCTGGACCACACCGACCGGCTCGGCGAGACCACCGGCGAGATCGCCGGCGAGAAGGCCGGCGTCATCAAGCAGGGCGCCACCGTCATCCTGGCCCAGCAGCCCGTGGACGCCGCCCAGGTGCTGCTGAAGAAGGCCGTGGAGGTCGACGCCACCGTGGCCCGCGAGGGCCTGGAGTTCGGCGTCGTGGCCCGCCAGGTCGCCGTCGGCGGACAGATGCTCACCCTGCGCGGCCTCGGCGGCGAGTACCCCGAGGTCTACCTCCCGCTGCACGGTGCCCACCAGGCGCACAACGCGGCCGTGGCGCTCGCCGCCGTGGAGGCGTTCTTCGGCGTCGGCGCCCAGCGCGCCGAACCGCTGGACATCGACACCGTCCGCAAGGCGTTCGCCGCCGTCTCCTCCCCGGGCCGCCTGGAGGTCGTACGACGGTCTCCCACCGTCGTCCTGGACGCCGCGCACAACCCGGCCGGCGCCGAGGCCGCCGCCGAGGCGGTGCGCGAGGCGTTCGACTTCACCCGGCTGATCGGCGTGGTCGGCGCGAGCGGCGACAAGAACGTGCGGGGGCTGCTGGAGGCGTTCGAGCCGATCTTCGCCGAGGTCGTCGTCACCCAGAACTCCAGCCACCGCGCCATGGACGCGGACGAACTGGCCGCCATCGCCGTCGAGGTCTTCGGCGACGAGCGGGTCCAGGTCGAACCGAGGCTGCCCGACGCCCTGGAGGCCGCGATCACGCTGGCCGAGGAGGAGGGCGAG comes from the Streptomyces sp. SUK 48 genome and includes:
- a CDS encoding folylpolyglutamate synthase/dihydrofolate synthase family protein, yielding MSDLPHENDQPDPLDSFEEMIEAETTRDPDLAVIEAGSRTLRTQGGQPQADVPARPEDPEVDKALREVEAELATRWGETKLEPSVSRIAALMDVLGDPQRSYPSIHITGTNGKTSTARMIECLLGAFELRTGRYTSPHVQSITERISLDGAPVSAERFIETYQDIKPYIEMVDAAQEYRLSFFEVLTGMAYAAFADAPVDVAVVEVGMGGSWDATNVIDGDVAVVTPIGLDHTDRLGETTGEIAGEKAGVIKQGATVILAQQPVDAAQVLLKKAVEVDATVAREGLEFGVVARQVAVGGQMLTLRGLGGEYPEVYLPLHGAHQAHNAAVALAAVEAFFGVGAQRAEPLDIDTVRKAFAAVSSPGRLEVVRRSPTVVLDAAHNPAGAEAAAEAVREAFDFTRLIGVVGASGDKNVRGLLEAFEPIFAEVVVTQNSSHRAMDADELAAIAVEVFGDERVQVEPRLPDALEAAITLAEEEGEFAGGGVLVTGSVITVGEARLLLGKG